GAGGCAATGCCCGCATGTTTTCAGACTACACCCTGGGCTGGCTGCGCCTGGTTCACTGCCTCCGGATGACGGGCCTCCCGATTGAAGGCGTCAAGCACTACATCGACCTGTGCCAGGAAGGGGACACCACCATTCCGGAACGCGCCGAACTGATTTTCAAGCAGGAGAAAAGCCTCCGTGAACAACTCCGCATCCTGAAAAAGCAAATGGAAGTCTTGAAGTACAAGAAGAAATTCTACCAGGATCTTTTGAACAACCACAGGCCGGACAGCTGCAATCCGCTGAACCACGTCAGCGCCAGCGAACCGAACATCGCTCCGGAAGAATAATCTTTCCCTTAAATCCGCAACAGGAGGCATCCGGGAATTCCATTGGAATTCCCGGATGCCCTGTTTTTTCCTTCATTTCCCGTCAGGGAGAAAAACCTTCCCGGCTGCCCCCCTCTCCGAAGGAAAAGGAGGAAACGCCGGAAAATCCCTGCGCTTTTATTTGCTTCCCGTCGCCTCCGCATACTCCGCATCGGTCACGGGGCCTCCCCACGCCGTCCTGTTGGAAGCCGCCCTGGGCGTGATGCCGAGGTGCACGAACTCACTGTCCGGAGCCGCGCCGTGCCAGTGCTCCGTATTGGCCGGGATTTCCACCACGGAACCGGGCGTCAGGCGCCGGGCGGCCTTGCCGCGCTCCTGGTAGTATCCCGTGCCTTCCGTGCAGAACAGCACCTGGCCCACGGAATGGCTGTGCCAGTTGTTCCGCGTGCCGGGGGCAAAGGTGACGTTATAGGCGGACATGTCGTAATCCCTGTTGTCCACCAGCATGGCTACCCAGGCTTTTCCGGTGAAATTGGCCGGAGCCGGCTCCCCTTTGGGGAAGGCGTCCTTCTTCCCGGCAGCGGCGGATACGGCCAGAATG
The genomic region above belongs to Akkermansia massiliensis and contains:
- a CDS encoding MerR family transcriptional regulator, whose translation is MITQKTPSSSYRPSYDRTPKYTVKQVAEMMEMSAYTIRYYENAGLIPDVDRSGGNARMFSDYTLGWLRLVHCLRMTGLPIEGVKHYIDLCQEGDTTIPERAELIFKQEKSLREQLRILKKQMEVLKYKKKFYQDLLNNHRPDSCNPLNHVSASEPNIAPEE